The Elusimicrobiota bacterium region GGCGGCGTCCACTCCGCGGCCGCCCCCGGCACGCGGCCTTCCGAGAATTTGAGCGTGGCGTAAGCCCGATCGTTGCGAGGATTGATCTTCAGGGCGGCGACCGCGTCCCGGACGGCGCCCGAATAGTCGCCTTGGCGGAGTCTCGCCTCGGCTCTGCCGCTCAGGGCGGCGTCGCTGCTGGGATCCCGCTCCAAAGCCGCGTCGAAGGCCGCCCGCGCCTTGCCGGGCGGGCCGGCGCCGTTCAGGGCCTGCCCGAGATAGGTGTAGAAAGCGGCGGAATCGGAGGCGGCGGCGTTGCGCTCCGCGTATCGCAGGAGCTCCGCGGGAGAGAATATTTTTTTGACGATCGGATCGGAGAACTTGATGAAGTCCCTTTCGTAGGCGCTGCGGCCTCCGGGCCGCGGGCGGAACCCCTCCATGGTCGTGCGCAGCCCGCTCTTGATCTCCGAGTGGCGGCTGCGGTAGTCGTCGGAGTCGGGGGCGAGGGTCTTCTTCTCGACGTCCTTCTGCAGGTCGACGAATTGATAGGCGCCCTTGATGAGGTCCGCCGTCGCCAGCTTGTTGCAGCCGTCGGCGTACTTGCAGCGATCCGAGAATCCGGTTATTCCCTCGTAAGCCCCGTCCCCGAACTGCTTGTTGAACTCCGTCGCGCGCTCGCGTTCCCTCTCCGCGAAGGACGGCTGCGGCGCGCTCGTCGCGGGAACGGGGGAACCGGGAACGGGAGTCACGACGATGCCGGCGGCGGCCGGAGGGATTCCCAGCCGCTCCCTGCGGCGTTTCATCAGCAGATCGAACTGCGCCTGCTCCTCGGCGGTCGTCGTCTCGTCCTGGCCGGCGGAAGGCGTCGCGCCGGCCAAGGCGATCGCCATCAGGCCGATATGAAGAATCATGGCTGTTCCTCAGTGTAGTCGGCCTTCGCGGCATTGTCAATGAGGGCCCTTGACAACGCCCGGGCGGGAGTTTACACTGGAAAAAGGTCCGGTGTGGAAGGGATTAATCCATGAGATCCACGATCGCCTTGCTCGCTCTCGCCCTGACGCTCGGCGCCGCGCTGCCCGCGGCCGCCCAAGAGCATCCCGACGTCGTTTACCAGAACGCTCTTCTCGCCCGCGCGCTGTCGCCCGCGGACAAGGGTATCTGCGACGAGAAGGCAGGCGCGAAGGATTCCGCCGCCCGCGACGCCTGCCGCGTCACCCGTCTCTTCATCTCCGACATCAACGCCGGCCAGGATAAGGGATTCCCGCCGATGACGGACATCAAGTACGCGGTCAATAAAGAGGAAAAGGGAAAAATCCTGGACCGCATATAGGCGCCCGTCCCTTCTTGAGGACCTAGCCGAGCAGCTCGAGCGCCTTCGCGACCAGCTCGGACGGGAGGAACGGCTTCTGCATATACGATATCCCGCCGTCCCGCAGCTCGAGCGGCAAGGGATCGGTCGAGATCAGGATGATCTTGAGCGCGGGGCGCGCGGCGCGCGCCTTGGCGATCAGGCCGGCGCCGTCGAGCCGCGGCATCATCAGGTCGGTGATGAGCAGCCCGATCTCGCCGGCTCCGTCGGCTTCGAAGGCGGCGAGGGCCTCGACGCCGTCCGCGGCCGCCACCACCTTGATGATCCCGGCCTGGGCGAATGCTCGGACCATGAGGCCGCGGATCGGGGTGTTGTCGTCGGCGAACAGAACGACCGGCGCGTCCACGTGGTCAGCTCCCGTTGGTCCGCAGGTCTTTGAGCTCGGCGGCCAGATGGCGGAGGGTCGAAAAGAGAAGCTGGCGCTCGGGCTCGGTGCGGGCGCGCAAAAGCAGGTCGATCTTCCGGGAAATGGTCCCTTTTTCCGTCGGGCGCCCGCTCTTGAACAGATGGGCCATGTCGACGTCGAGGGCGGCGGCGATCGCCGACAAAGTCGCGAGGCTGGCCTTCTTGTGGCCGCGCTCGATCATCCCGATGAAGGCGGGATGGCGCGACGAGCCTTCCGCCAGGTCCTCGAGCGTCATTCCGAGCTCGAGCCTGCGGTCGCGAATCCCTCTTCCCACGGCGGCGTAGATGGGCTCCATCGTGAGCCCAAATCTATCAATACCCCTGAGAAGAATGAACATCCCACAGGGAGTAATTAAAATAAGCCTTTTGGGCTTGTTTTAGCGCGGGGTCTTGAGTCTCCGCGATAGACGGCTCTGGGCAGAGTCTAGCACGACCGGCGGCCCGGACCTAGTCTATTTCGGGGCAACGGCGGCGAACATCGATTCGACGCTGGTGAACTTCTCGCGGATCTTTCCGGCCTTGGTGCCGTTGGCTTTTTCCAAGGCGTCGAGCATCTGCCAGTCGACGAAGCTCAGCGCGCGGACCTTCTTGTCGGCGAGCAGGCGCAAAGTGGCCTCGAGCGAGGCGTCGGCGGCGGCCGGGACGGCTCCCGCCTTGACGTCGGCGAGCAGGGAGTGCACCGTCGCGACGGAGTCCGCGCGGTTGGTGCCGATCAGCCCCGAGGGGCCGCGCTTGGCCCAACCGACCACGTACTGGCCGGGCAAAGCGGGCTTGCCGGTCTCGGGGACGACGCGGCCGTCGGCGTGCGGGATGTGGCCCGATCTCTCGTCGAAGGGGACGCCCGGGATCGGGATGCCGCGGTAGCCGACCGAGCGGAGCACGAGGCCGACCTTGATCGTCTCGAAGGTCCCGGTGCCGACCGCCTTGACGCCGCCTTTCCCGTCGTCGACGAGCTCGTTCTTCTCGAGGCGCAGCGCGTTCACGCGGCCGTTCTCGCCCGTCAGCTCGACCGGCGAGACGAGGAAGCGAAGGCGCACCTTGCGCTCCTTGAAGCCGTGGCCCTTCTTCGCCTGCGCCTGCACGTACTCCGTCTTCTTCTTCGCCGCCGGATCCTTGATCGACGCCGGGTCGATCGCCGCCTCGGCGCCGTCCACGACGAGATCGGAGGCGCTGAGGCCGCCGATCTCCTCGATCTCGGCCAGCGAGTAGGCGGCCTCGGCCGGGCCGCGGCGGCCGAGCAGCCAGACGGTCTTGACGCGGCTCTTGCGCAGGGCGTCGAGGGCGTAGGCCGCGATGTCGGTCTTGGCCAGCCCCTCGGCGTCGCAGGCGAGCAGGCGCGCGACGTCCATCGCGACGTTGCCGACGCCGACGATGGCGACGGCGTCCGTGCCCAGGTCGAAGCTCCGGTCGCGATGGTCGGGATGGCCGTTGTACCAGCCGACGAACTCGGTGGCGGAGTGCGAGCCCGCGAGCTCCTCGCCGGGTACGCCCATGTGGCGGTCGCTCTCGCAGCCGACGGCGTAGATCACGGCGTCGTGGCGGGCGGCCAGCTCCGCGGCGGAGATGTCCCGGCCGAGCTTGACCCCGCCGAAGAAGCGCACGCGCGGGTCCTGGGCCGTGCGTTCGTAGACGGCGGCCACGGACT contains the following coding sequences:
- a CDS encoding FAD-dependent oxidoreductase; amino-acid sequence: MSELGTPQRPLAVAVVGAGPSGFYAAEALLKAPGLTVRVDLFDRLPTPYGLVRGGVAPDHQKIKSVAAVYERTAQDPRVRFFGGVKLGRDISAAELAARHDAVIYAVGCESDRHMGVPGEELAGSHSATEFVGWYNGHPDHRDRSFDLGTDAVAIVGVGNVAMDVARLLACDAEGLAKTDIAAYALDALRKSRVKTVWLLGRRGPAEAAYSLAEIEEIGGLSASDLVVDGAEAAIDPASIKDPAAKKKTEYVQAQAKKGHGFKERKVRLRFLVSPVELTGENGRVNALRLEKNELVDDGKGGVKAVGTGTFETIKVGLVLRSVGYRGIPIPGVPFDERSGHIPHADGRVVPETGKPALPGQYVVGWAKRGPSGLIGTNRADSVATVHSLLADVKAGAVPAAADASLEATLRLLADKKVRALSFVDWQMLDALEKANGTKAGKIREKFTSVESMFAAVAPK
- a CDS encoding helix-turn-helix transcriptional regulator, whose protein sequence is MEPIYAAVGRGIRDRRLELGMTLEDLAEGSSRHPAFIGMIERGHKKASLATLSAIAAALDVDMAHLFKSGRPTEKGTISRKIDLLLRARTEPERQLLFSTLRHLAAELKDLRTNGS
- a CDS encoding response regulator — translated: MDAPVVLFADDNTPIRGLMVRAFAQAGIIKVVAAADGVEALAAFEADGAGEIGLLITDLMMPRLDGAGLIAKARAARPALKIILISTDPLPLELRDGGISYMQKPFLPSELVAKALELLG